A stretch of the Argentina anserina chromosome 6, drPotAnse1.1, whole genome shotgun sequence genome encodes the following:
- the LOC126799298 gene encoding uncharacterized protein LOC126799298: MTSNLIRIASHEAENPVDCALKKAFELLEPNLRPPLAITILTPQEYLLLNKAILYGILCETHYAKTHIKHLHAIVTDGYGLFASLISEVVNEIYTKLLEPVKCQLIWVTKEMIDVQAVGVHGLLVCFLRQIVGGDFSVGNLWLCFEILCIFLTKWDSLVEVDPMILTSGLYTYLRLVADHYRLPSNPKLELLKHMEIDFCMKVLREQFSVCLKIGRDLVRLLQDLVHIPNFRAMWKDLLLNQGKFTTPGVSVISQLYNTRTSSRYTLLRISPEMETQLRFILTFVKFGSQKRYQEWFARKFLYEPNRETLIVDIVRFLCCAHHPPNEIIKSDIIPRWAVIGWLLKHCKKNYVQASVKLALLYDWLFFDERVDNIMNIEPAMLLIVYSIPEYIDVTHTLLEFLLLLVDSYDVEHRAGIVRGVSSSLCVLVKKGVIRSLDVLTACDALSPVLKERLDRFLSGTELEISKR, encoded by the coding sequence ATGACTTCAAACCTGATTCGGATTGCTTCCCATGAAGCTGAAAACCCAGTAGACTGCGCACTGAAGAAGGCCTTTGAGCTACTTGAACCAAATCTAAGACCCCCATTGGCAATAACAATCCTAACACCACAGGAATATTTGCTACTCAACAAGGCTATTTTGTATGGAATTCTATGTGAAACCCATTATGCCAAAACACATATTAAGCATTTACACGCTATTGTCACTGATGGGTATGGCTTATTTGCTAGTTTGATTTCTGAGGTTGTGAATGAAATTTACACGAAACTTCTTGAACCAGTGAAGTGTCAGTTGATTTGGGTTACTAAGGAGATGATTGATGTTCAGGCTGTAGGTGTCCATGGTTTGTTGGTTTGTTTTCTTAGGCAAATTGTTGGTGGGGATTTTAGTGTTGGAAATTTGTGGTTgtgttttgaaattttatgCATTTTTCTGACCAAATGGGATTCTCTCGTGGAAGTGGATCCAATGATTTTGACCAGTGGATTGTATACATATCTTCGGCTAGTAGCTGATCACTATAGATTGCCAAGTAATCCGAAACTGGAACTGTTAAAACATATGGAAATTGATTTCTGTATGAAAGTGTTAAGGGAGCAGTTTTCTGTCTGTTTAAAGATTGGACGGGATCTTGTTCGGCTCCTACAAGATTTGGTTCATATACCAAACTTTAGAGCTATGTGGAAAGATTTGTTATTGAATCAAGGCAAGTTTACTACTCCTGGGGTTTCTGTTATTTCACAGCTCTATAACACAAGGACTTCAAGTCGGTATACTTTACTTCGGATTTCACCAGAAATGGAGACACAGTTGCGGTTTATACTTACTTTCGTGAAGTTTGGGAGTCAAAAGCGATACCAAGAATGGTTTGCTAGGAAGTTCTTATATGAACCTAACAGAGAGACTTTGATAGTTGACATTGTCCGTTTTTTATGTTGTGCGCACCACCCACCAAACGAAATCATTAAATCAGATATTATTCCCAGATGGGCTGTTATAGGTTGGCTATTGAAACATTGCAAAAAGAATTATGTCCAAGCCAGTGTGAAACTAGCTCTACTTTATGATTGGTTGTTCTTCGATGAAAGAGTAGACAATATCATGAATATTGAACCTGCAATGCTATTGATAGTGTACTCTATACCCGAATACATTGATGTGACTCACACACTTCTTGAGTTTTTGCTCCTTCTTGTGGACAGCTATGATGTGGAACACAGAGCTGGGATTGttagaggtgtgtcttcaTCTCTCTGTGTACTTGTCAAGAAAGGAGTGATTCGCTCCCTTGATGTCTTGACAGCTTGTGATGCACTTTCTCCTGTCCTGAAAGAGAGGCTTGATAGGTTTTTATCAGGTACGGAATTGGAAATTTCTAAAAGGTAG
- the LOC126799189 gene encoding LOB domain-containing protein 2, with product MQRESSVTPGAVQACAACKHQRKKCSEGCTLAPYFPVERNREFQAVHKIFGVSNVTKMVKNANEANRRKVVDSLVWEALCRQKDPVLGPYGEYRMIFDELKTYKNHENQPVPLQVQNGMCYKSLSDLVAWNHESNGISNGMNGGNGITTNSLDYDLQVNENVRIDSIPPYGYPLTCELIAAEKIKRVKMAADSIVVPVVHQQGHSINNINQQYYISGQLNQIIGKPLERTTWEGGP from the exons atGCAGAGGGAGAGTAGTGTCACACCAGGAGCAGTACAGGCATGTGCAGCATGCAAGCATCAAAGGAAAAAGTGCAGCGAAGGCTGCACTTTGGCACCATATTTTCCAGTGGAGAGGAATCGAGAGTTCCAAGCAGTGCACAAAATTTTCGGGGTTAGCAATGTAACCAAGATGGTGAAGAATGCCAATGAAGCAAATCGGAGAAAGGTTGTCGATTCACTGGTATGGGAAGCTCTTTGCAGGCAGAAAGACCCGGTGCTTGGTCCTTATGGAGAGTATAGGATGATTTTCGATGAGCTCAAGACGTATAAAAATCATGAGAACCAACCAGTTCCTTTGCAAGTGCAAAATGGCATGTGTTACAAATCTCTGTCAGATTTGGTTGCTTGGAACCATGAAAGTAATGGGATTAGCAATGGCATGAATGGAGGAAATGGAATTACTACTAACAGTTTGGATTATGATCTTCAGGTTAACGAAAACGTCAGAATTGATTCAATCCCGCCATATGGTTATCCTTTAACTTGTGAGCTGATTGCAGCAGAGAAGATAAAGCGAGTGAAAATGGCTGCTGATTCCATTGTTGTTCCTGTAGTACACCAGCAGGGGCATTCTATCAACAACATTAATCAGCAATACTATATTTCAG GTCAACTTAATCAAATCATTGGGAAGCCATTAGAACGGACAACATGGGAAGGCGGACCGTAA
- the LOC126799910 gene encoding uncharacterized protein LOC126799910, protein MELGTLNDPSQSTFSLIDEDHTFANAIRFTLNQDPRTQFCGYSIPHPSDNRVNIRIQTTGDPAKKVFEDACQDLMVMCQHVSNTFDKAVVDFKMSKSVDGMDIEELK, encoded by the exons ATGGAACTTGGGACCCTTAATGATCCCAGCCAATCCACATTCTCTTTGATTGATGAGGACCATACATTTGCAAATGCTATCCGATTTACTTTGAATCAGGA TCCAAGGACGCAATTCTGTGGGTACAGCATTCCTCATCCATCAGATAATCGAGTTAATATCAGAATTCAGACTAcag GAGATCCAGCAAAAAAGGTATTTGAAGATGCATGTCAGGATCTCATGGTGATGTGCCAACATGTGAGCAACACTTTTGACAAGGCAGTGGTTGATTTCAAAATGAGCAAGTCTGTGGATGGCATGGATATTGAAGAATTAAAATAG
- the LOC126799484 gene encoding protein APEM9: MNTEAERESPNSNGSSSFEVTHFSIRQRNDDTGSTATTWEQIETSESYLVSSMYEEAALLASSILKQLSEHSEDFEDRDDLLESAGMVLVQSLKQLGRTPGILNELKLVFASIPAIPVQVLLTGVCFCISEGNYSGVKEFLEVFLRGWNFVDGQYYVHVGKEDGADYTKRYNGHSVLGVDKYLEVVEVYTLNLLGTIMNDVDLATSWVENAKIPEDRRQVLLRRLHSLHSIKATKASEDNYEVPSPEGRPKAKYPLIRDPAQNQAVLNLSKKLEPCFWWFRTFTLKFGNMRMVLSNGKITLGCLILLISYVLQRNRANLKRIVQRQAMSIKNALVDVWQLAFSYQVNPLAAVQPLAAAARSGQ, translated from the exons ATGAACACGGAGGCAGAAAGAGAGAGCCCCAATAGCAATGGGTCGTCTTCGTTCGAGGTAACCCACTTTTCAATTCGACAGAGAAACGACGACACGGGTTCCACAGCAACAACCTGGGAACAGATTGAAACTTCGGAAAG CTACCTGGTTAGCTCCATGTACGAGGAGGCAGCCTTATTAGCTTCTTCTATTCTCAAACAGCTTTCGGAACACAGTGAAGACTTTGAAGACAGAGATGACCTGTTGGAGTCCGCTGGTATGGTGCTTGTGCAATCTTTGAAACAACTCGGAAG GACACCAGGGATTCTGAATGAGCTCAAACTGGTATTTGCTTCCATTCCTGCCATCCCTGTTCAAGTTCTTCTTACTGg GGTATGCTTTTGTATTTCAGAAGGTAATTATTCAGGTGTTAAAGAATTTTTGGAAGTGTTCCTTAGAGGTTGGAATTTTGTGGATGGACAATATTATGTTCATGTTGGTAAAGAAGACGGTGCAGATTATACAAAACGATACAATGGACATTCTGTCTTGGGAGTTGATAAGTATTTAGAAGTAGTTGAGGTGTATACTTTGAATCTGCTGGGAACCATAATGAATGACGTTGATCTTGCAACTTCTTGGGTCGAGAATGCTAAAATACCAGAGGACAGAAGACAG GTACTTCTGAGGCGATTACACTCTCTGCATTCAATTAAAGCCACCAAAGCATCAGAGGACAACTATGAAGTGCCATCACCTGAGGGACGTCCAAAAGCGAAATACCCTCTAATCAGAGATCCTGCTCAGAATCAAGCAGTTTTAAACTTGTCTAAAAAATTAGAACCATGCTTCTGGTGGTTCCGTACCTTTACCCTGAAGTTTGGGAATATGCGGATGGTATTATCAAATGGAAAGATCACCCTGGGCTGCTTGATTTTGCTCATATCTTATGTTTTGCAGAGAAATCGAGCTAACTTAAAGAG GATTGTTCAGAGACAAGCTATGTCAATAAAAAATGCTCTAGTAGACGTGTGGCAGCTTGCATTTTCATACCAAGTGAATCCTTTAGCTGCTGTGCAACCACTGGCTGCTGCAGCAAGGTCAGGCCAGTGA
- the LOC126799863 gene encoding glucosidase 2 subunit beta, whose amino-acid sequence METIFFICSLFLVSSFSLALSLSNAPLLIGVHPLDEKYFAREVIMCKDNSKSFPRDRLNDNFCDCADGTDEPGTSACPTGKFYCRNIGTTPQFIFSSRVNDRICDCCDGSDENDGSLNCPNTCIMGGNVEYKTDHRFSRVQDLGSVDTKLTKNGVTLDDFIQKVKGFLKVIIIIQLVIASVFVVWRICHCRARTKRRRHR is encoded by the exons ATGGAGACAATCTTCTTCATATGCTCTCTCTTTCTCGTTTCGTCCTTCTCCTTGGCTCTCTCACTCTCCAACGCACCTCTTCTTATTGGAGTTCATCCACTcg ATGAGAAATACTTTGCTCGAGAGGTGATCATGTGCAAGGACAACTCCAAGTCCTTCCCCAGAGACCGTCTCAATGATAATTTCTGTGATTGTGCTGATGGAACCGACGAGCCTG GGACTTCTGCTTGTCCTACAGGCAAATTTTATTGTCGGAACATTGGAACTACACCACAgttcatattttcttctcGAGTCAATGATCGTATTTGTG ATTGCTGTGATGGTAGTGATGAGAATGATGGTAGTCTCAATTGTCCAAATACATGCATCATGGGCGGGAATGTTGAGTACAAAACTGACCACCGGTTCTCTAGAGTTCAGGATCTAGGGTCTGTTGACACAAAGTTAACCAAAAATGGAGTCACTCTGGATGACTTCATCCAGAAGGTTAAAG GTTTTCTGAAGGTGATAATAATCATACAATTAGTTATTGCTAGTGTTTTTGTGGTTTGGCGGATATGCCATTGTCGTGCCAGAACAAAACGAAGACGTCATCGTTAG
- the LOC126799077 gene encoding basic leucine zipper 34-like, translating into MAQLPPKVPTMTSNWPDFSHHQKMSTCFAPPNGNAASQNNNPCWVDEFLDFSSARRGSHRRSVSDSITFLEAPMQDECRVSAGALQPEPPTHNSHTRNVHEFDRFDDEQFMSMFTTDEIAAAAAAGSCSNPSTPSDHNSINDEDQQQGDDGGQKKKKRDNKVMKHESEEAESECQLEAQQTLNGDNNNASNNTSGERKIDPKRVKRILANRQSAQRSRVRKLQYISELERSVTSLQAEVSVLSPRVAFLDHQRLLLNVDNSALKQRIAALAQDKIFKDAHQEALKREIERLRQVYHQQNLKKMDNNNTNNNIEQSPNSDAITAQHPDNAAAAAADQKEQLLNVSS; encoded by the exons ATGGCGCAGTTACCTCCAAAGGTTCCGACCATGACATCAAACTGGCCGGACTTCAGCCACCATCAAAAGATGTCGACGTGTTTTGCGCCGCCAAATGGCAATGCGGCCTCCCAGAATAACAACCCATGTTGGGTCGACGAGTTTCTCGACTTCTCTTCTGCCCGGCGGGGGTCTCACCGGAGATCCGTCAGCGACTCCATCACATTTCTCGAGGCGCCAATGCAGGACGAATGCCGGGTCTCCGCGGGAGCACTGCAACCCGAGCCGCCGACCCACAACAGCCACACTCGCAATGTTCATGAGTTTGATAGGTTTGACGATGAGCAGTTCATGTCCATGTTCACCACCGATGAAATCgcagccgccgccgccgcaggGTCGTGCTCGAACCCGTCGACGCCGTCGGATCACAACAGCATTAACGACGAGGATCAGCAGCAGGGTGATGATGGTgggcagaagaagaagaagcgagATAATAAGGTGATGAAGCATGAATCTGAGGAGGCAGAGAGCGAGTGTCAATTGGAGGCGCAACAAACCCTGAACGGAGATAACAACAATGCGTCGAACAACACCTCCGGCGAGAGAAAAATCGACCCCAAAAGGGTGAAGAG AATCTTGGCAAACAGACAATCTGCGCAAAGATCACGGGTGAGGAAGCTGCAATACATTTCAGAGCTGGAACGCAGTGTTACCTCTCTACAG GCCGAAGTTTCAGTGTTGTCACCAAGAGTTGCGTTCCTAGACCACCAACGGTTGCTTCTAAATGTGGACAACAGTGCTCTCAAACAAAGGATTGCAGCATTGGCTCAGGATAAGATTTTTAAAGATG CTCATCAAGAAGCACTGAAGAGGGAAATAGAGAGACTGAGGCAAGTATATCACCAACAAAATCTCAAGAAGATGGACAACAACAACACCAACAACAACATTGAACAATCACCAAACTCAGACGCCATAACTGCTCAACATCCTGAtaatgctgctgctgctgctgctgatcAGAAAGAACAACTTCTCAATGTTTCTTCCTGA